TGATGCCGTCCTTACAGACCCTTTCCTACCCTGTGGGGCAATCCTGGCAGAGCATCTTTCCCTTCCTTGCATATATTTCTTACGAGGAATCCCATGTGGGTTAGATTTTCAAGCCACTCAGTGTCCCAAGCCCCCTTCCTACGTCCCCAGGGTATTTACAGACCTCACAGACCGCATGACCTTTTTCCAGCGGGTGAAGAATCTGCTCTTTGAGATCCCAAATGTTTTCCTCTGTGATTTTGCTTTTCAACCCTACTCAAAATTGGCTTCAGAGTTCCTGCAGAGGGAGGTGACCGTGCAGGATCTCTTACAGAAGGGCTCTCTTTGGCTCCTGAGGTTGGATTTTGTGCTAGACTATCCCAGACCCTTGATGCCCAACATCATTCCAATTGGAGGAGTAAACTGTGCTCACAAGGAGCTGCCTCTGGTGGGTCTGGTTTTAATCCGTGCCTTGATTGATTTCTGTGTTCAGGAGGGTGGAATTCTGTGTTGTGATAGAAATCAATTTCCCATTTCTGGTGAGTGAGTAAAGAAACTGTTTTTCTCTCACTTTCTTGCTGACTTTCCACATCCTGTGTAGGCAGCTGTTTCTTCTGGCATTTAATTGCTGCTCAGTTGTAGGTAAACAGCAGGGTCTTCTAGTGAGCGTTTTGGTGGGATGTTGATTGCACCAGCCAAGGGACTGTCAAAATTTGTGGAAAGGAAGACAGAATGCTGGGTTCCTTTACTGAAGAGATCCCAGGGTTTGTCCCAGAAAAGCTTAAGAACTCTTTTTTGATTGACAAGCCCAGCCCTGATGCCTGGAGCAGGTCTGATTTGACACATCCAGCATGGCTTGACTGGCACTGACAGTTTGAGTGCAGCCTTGGGGATGATGCTAAACTTTGGGTTCCCTTGGATGCTGGCAAGAGCCTTGTGCAGTGCTCCTCCTGGAgagcctcctctgctgctccaggggagaGCCTGGAGAGTTGGGTGAGTTCTTTTGTTGCCCTGGCTTTCTCTTCATTCATATTCCTTAGGATTGGTGTGGTGTAGGGTGGGATCCCAAAGCTGCTGTGGCAATTCCACCAGTCCCCAAGTGTggaggtggctgtgacatccgGCAGACATCCCTGTGCACACTGGGATTGCCCATGTGAGCATTCACACAAGTCCACCACTGCTAGACACCATGGGTGCTTTGTCAGTGACAAAAACAATGCCAGAATTATGCCCTGAATTGTTCTTTGGGAAGTCCCCCTCAAAGAGTGTTCGTAAACCTCTGCTTAGAATGTGGCATCACCCTTCCATCTTCTCTGTCCTCTCTGTCTGGAAACCGTCTTAAAACAGCTGTTCCACAGCTGCCGTGGGGTATGGGTCTACTAGGGATGAGATGGAAAGGGTGAGAGAGGGGGGACAGGCCATGACTGCAGGAAAGGAGAAGCCTCTGCAGGTCTGAATGGTGATGTGCATGTGACACATCTCCTGAACATGCAGAAGTTCAAGCCAGAGGGGAGGAACCAAAGTGCATTCCCAGATCCACACCTGCCTCCTTCCTGGGGCAATCTTTAATGTTGCTCTGATAGAGAGAAGGTAGAGTTACCTGGACATTCTATGGACTTGGCAGGAATCCCATGCTTGTTCTGCAACCTTTTATCTTATCAGGGATTATGCATTCACCACCCAGCACATAAAATAAGGATCCACAGTTGGGCTGTGGCACAGATTGCTTGAAAGTGCAGAGTGGGCGCCAGTGCTCCGGTGCTGCCGCAGGTTTCCTTCCTTGGAGGCACTCAGCTGATCCCTgcaggaatggccctggggctCAGAGCTTCTCCACCAGttgtgcttctgctgctgtccctgctgggtctggctgctgctgggaagctCCTGGTGGTGCCAGCAGATGGGAGCCACTGGCTGAGCATGCGGGAATTGCTGGACAAGGTCCAGCAGAAGGGACATGAGGTGGTTGTggtggcacctgaagtgactTTGCACATCAAACCATCAAACTTCGTGATGAAAATGTACTCAGTCACCTTCACACTGGAAGAGTTGGAGAAAGCATTCCAGGCATTTTTTTATGGTTCATTTGAAGAAGGTTGGtttttaaagagattttttaaaGTGTACAAAGGTATGAAAACCCTCACTGACTGTTGGATCACCAGctgtgagcagctgctgcaaAACAAGGAGCTCATCAGGTACCTTGAGGAGAGCAAGTTTGATGCCATCCTTACAGACCCTGTAGCAACTTGTGGGTTGATCCTGGCAGAGcatctttcccttccttccatGTATTTCTTACGAGGAGTCCCGTGTGGGTTAGATTTAGATGACAGGCTGTGTCCCAGTCCTCGTTCCTACATCCCCAGGGTATTTACAGACCTCACAGACCGCATGACCTTTTTCCAGCGGGTGAAGAATCTGCTCTTTGAGATCCCAAATGTTTTCCTCTGTGATTTTGCTTTTCAACCCTACTCAAAACTGGCTTCGGAGTTCCTGCAGAGGGAGGTGACCGTGCAGGATCTCTTACAGAGGGGCTCTCTTTGGCTCCTGAGGTTGGATTTTGTGCTAGACTATCCAAGACCCTTGATGCCCAACATCATTCCAATTGGAGGAGTAAACTGTGCTCACAAGGAACTGCCTCTGGTGGGTCTGGTTTTAATCCATGCCTTGATTGATTTCTGTGTTCAGGAGGGTGGAATTCTGTGTTGTGATAGAAATCAATTTCCCATTTCTGGTGAGTGAGTAAAGAAACTGTTTTTCTCTCACTTTCTTGCTGACTTTCCACATCCTGTGTAGGCAGCTGTTTCTTCTGGCATTTAATTGCTGCTCAGTTGTAGGTAAACAGCAGGGTCTTCTAGTGAGCGTTTTGGTGGGATGTTGATTGCACCAGCCAAGGGACTGTCAAAATTTGTGGAAAGGAAGACAAAATGCTGGGTTCCTTTACTGAAGAGATCCCAGGGTTTGTCCCAGAAAAGCTTAAGAACTCTTTTTTGATTGACAAGCCCAGCCCTGATGCCTGGAGCAGGTCTGATTTGACACATCCAGCATGGCTTGACTGGCACTGACAGTTTGAGTGCAGCCTTGGGGATGATGCTAAACTTTGGGTTCCCTTGGATGCTGGCAAGAGCCTTGTGCAGTGCTCCTCCTGGAgagcctcctctgctgctccaggggagaGCCTGGAGAGTTGGGTGAGTTCTTTTGTTGCCCTGGCTTTCTCTTCATTCATATTCCTTAGGATTGGTGTGGTGTAGGGTGGGATCCCAAAGCTGCTGTGGCAATTCCACCGGTCCCCAAGTGTggaggtggctgtgacatccgGCAGACATCCCTGTGCACACTGGGATTGCCCATGTGAGCATTCACACAAGTCCACCACTGCTAGACACCATGGGTGCTTTGTCAGTGACAAAAACAATGCCAGAATTATGCCCTGAATTGTTCTTTGGGAAGTCCCCCTCAAAAGTGCTCATAAATTTCTGCTCAAGCCTCCTAGCTCACAAAGCCAACCCTTGCATTCTCTGAGGCAGGTCTGGGGCACTGGAAGTACTGCTAGATGTGGGTCACATTTCTGGGAGAAACCTGGCATCATCCTTCCATCTACTCTGTCTTCTCAGTATAGAAACTGTCTTAAAACAGCTGttccacagctgctgtggggtCTGGGTCTCCTGAACATGAGTTTTCCaagagaaaggcagaggggACAGACCTTGTCTGGGGGAAAGGTGAAGCCTCTGCTGGTCCAAAGGGTGATGTGCATGGGACACATCTACACGTGACACATCTCCTGAACATGCAGAAGGTCTAGCCAGCGGGAAAGAACCAAAGTGCAGACCCGGAGCCATACCTGACTCCTTCCAGGAACAATTTTTACTGTTCCTCTGATCGACAGATTGGAGTTATCTGGTCCTTCTATGGACTTGGCAGGAGATCCATGTGATTTATCACACCAGTGATTACATATTTACCACAGAGCAGATAAAGCAGGGATGCAAATCTGGGCTGTGGCACAGATTGCTTGAAAGTGCAGAGTGGGTGCCAGTGCTCCAGTGCTGCCGCGGGTTTCCTTCCTTGGAGGCACTCAGCTGATCCCTgcaggaatggccctggggctCAGAGCTTCTCCACCAGttgtgcttctgctgctgtccctgctgggtctggctgctgctgggaagctCCTGGTGGTGCCAGTGGACGGGAGCCACTGGCTGAGCATGCGGGAAGTGgtggacatgctccagcagaGGGGACATGAGGTGGTCGTggtggcacctgaagtgactATGCAAATCAAACCATCAAAGAACTTTGTGATGAAAAGGTACTCAGGCCCCATCAGCCAGGAAGAGATGGAGAAAGATTTCAAGGTGTTTCTACACACTACATTTGAAGAAGGACCTTTTCTGCAAAGATTTCTTAAATTGTACCAACATATGAAAACACTTGGTAATTTGGCAGTCAGCAGTTGCGAACATCTCCTGCAAAACAAAGAGCTCATGGGCTACCTTGAGGAGAGCAAGTTTGATGCCGTCCTTACAGACCCTGTAATACCTTGTGGGGTGATCCTGGCTGAGCATCTTTCACTTCCTTCTGTGTATTTCTTACGCGGAATCCCATGTGGGTTTGATTTTGAAGCCACTCAGTGTCCCAATCCTCCTTCCTATGTGCCCAGGGGATTTTCACAACTTACAGACCACATGACCTTTTTCCAGCGGGTGAAGAATCTGCTCTTTGACACACAAAACCTTTTCTTCTGCAATTTTGCCTTTGACCCATTCTCAAAACTGGCTTCGGAGTTCCTGCAGAGGGAAGTGACTGTGCAGGATCTCTTACGGAAGGGCTCTCTTTGGCTCCTGAGGTTGGATTTTGTGCTAGACTATCCCAGACCCTTGATGCCCAACATCATTCCAATTGGAGGAGTAAACTGTGCTTACAAGGAACTGCCTCAGGTGGGTTGCACTCAGTTTTGAATTTGTGCTGTGATTGATTTCCGTGTTCAGGAGCCTTGAATCGTGTGTTGCAGATGGGAATCGAGTTCCCATGATGGGTGGTTGGATGAATGCTCATgaatttttctctccctttccatTTGTAGGCAGCAGTCCTGTACCTTCTCTCCGCTAAAGCGTGCTCTGCATTTGCTGTTTTCATTTCACATATTCAGAACCATTTGTGGAACTTTGTGTAACTTGGTACTCTCTTGTTGATTGATGAATGAGTCTGTGGGGCTGTCAAAGCCTTACGCTCAGACACAATCCCAAGTTAGCAAATTGCTGTAGTTGGGTCTGCTGTGTACTGAGAAATGCACCTCAGGCTTCTGTCCTTGTTGCCTCTCTACGTCTTTCTTTGCTGGTGAATATTTGTGCTTCTTCACCTGGGTATTTCCAAAGCTGGAATCTGGAGGAAGGTGGCAGGCTGGAGGCTCTCAGGTTGACAAGCAGTCCCTCTGCTTGCAGGCAGATCTAGGAAAATTATGGCCTGGTGATGGCTGTGTGCAATCTAGCAACAAATTCCAGGAGTCTGAAGGGGCTATGTTGGCTTGGCAGGCAGCGCTGAAAGGTGACAGAGCTGCCAAGATTTTTTCAACAGAACCACGAGGCTTATCTGGTGCATCCCCAACATTTATCGGCTGCATGAACTCTGCTGCTGGTTATGCAGCCTTTTATCACACCAGTGATTACACATTTACCACAGAACAGATAAAGCAAGGATACAAAGCTGGCAAAGACTGCTTAGAATTGCAGAGCGAGGGCCAGTGCTCCGGTGCTGCCGCGGGTTTCCTTCCTTGGAGGCACTCAGCTGATCCCTgcaggaatggccctggggctCAGAGCTTCTCCACCAGttgtgcttctgctgctgtccctgctgggtctggctgctgctgggaagctCCTGGTGGTGCCAGTGGACGGGAGCCACTGGCTGAGCATGCGGGAATTGGTGAACATGCTCCAGCAGAAGGGACACGAGGTGGTTGTGGTGGCACCCGAAGTCTCCTTGCACATCAAACCGTCCAAGACCATTGTGATGAAAATGTACCCTGTGCCTTTCACTCAGGAAGAGATGGATAAAGTTTTCAAAGGGTCAGTAATGGATTTATTTAAAGGAGGACCTTTTTTGGAAAGAGTTATTAGACAGTACCAACAGGCAAAGAAGacctctgctctgttcctggcCACCTGCACACACTTAATTCACAACAAAGAGCTCATCAGCTACCTTGAGGAGAGCAAGTTTGATGCCATCCTCACAGACCCTATCCTCCCCTGTGGGGCAATACTGGCCAAGTATCTTTCCCTGCCTTCCGTGTATTTCCTGCAGCAAATTCCATGTGGTTTGGAATATCAAGCCACCCAGTGCCCCAGTCCCCCTTCCTATGTCCCCAGACTATTTACGGACCTTACAGACCACATGACCTTTCTCCAGCGggtgaagaacatgctctatGACATCCCAAATTTTTTCCTCTGCGATGTTGTCTTCCAACCTTATGCAGAACTGGCTTCGGAATTCCTCAAGCGGGAGGTGACCGTGCCGGATCTCCTGCGCCAGGCTTCCGTTTGGCTCATGAAGCTGGACTTTGTCTTGCACTTCCCAAAACCCTTGATGCCCAACATGGTTTTGATTAGTGGAGTAAATTGTGCTTACAAGAAGCTAAATCAGGTCAGTCACACTCTGTTTTCTCTTGTTGTTCTTGCAGGCTTTGGAAATCTCTGGGGAGCTGAAACTCAGCTTTTGTTAGAAAGGAGGATTTCAAACTGCTCCTGCTTTGCAGGGAGGTACTGGTTCTGCTATCTGTGAAGGATTATCAGAGTAGAAAGGTGGAGAAAGTGCTGTATATGGAATTAGCGCTGGGAGACTCCCCATtggctctgtgcctctgctccaAGGCTGCTTTGGATTCGAGTGGTTTATTCAGAGCCTCttccagccaggctgtggatgtgatGCATGACATGCTTTGAACTGAAGATGTGTGTATTTATCCTGTAGTCCAGCCTGGTGGATTTCCTCTACAATTCTGTCTCTTTTTGTTCCTTTAACAAAGGATTTTCAATGCTATGAATTGTCATAGGCTCATCAAATATTGTCACCTGGAAGGACATTTGAGGTCTGAGAACCTCCTGTCAAAGCAAGTCCAGTGAGGTCAGGatgttcctttctctgtcttGTCCAGTTTTTGTCCCTACAATCTCTAATTATTGGTACCTTTGTATAACTTGGTACTCTCTTAGTCAGTGATGAATGAGTCTGTGGAGCTGAGAAATGCACCTCAGGCTTCTGTCCTTGTTGCCTCTCTACATCTTTCTTTGCCAGGGAATTTTTTTGCTTCTTCACCTGGGTATTTCCAAATCTGGAATCTAAAGGAAGGTGGCAGGCTGGGGGCTCTCAGGTTGACAAGCAGTCCCTCTGCTTGCAGGCAGATGTAGGAAAATTTTGCCTTGGGGATGGCTGTGTGAGGTGTAACACCAAGTTTCAGAGGTCTCAAAGGCTACAGTGGCTTGGCAGGTGGTGCTCAAAGGTGACAAAAGTACCAAAGGTTTTGTTATAAAACGCGAGGCTTATCTGGTGCATCCCCAACATTTATCGGCTGCATGAACTCTGCTGCTGGTTATGCAGCCTTTTATCACACCAGTGATTACACATTTACCACAGAACAGATAAAGCAAGGATACAAAGCTGGGCTGTGGCACAGACTGCTTAGAATCGCAGAGCGAGGGCCAGTGCTGCCGCAGGTTTCCTTCCTTGGAGGCACTCAGCTGATCCCTGCAGG
This is a stretch of genomic DNA from Anomalospiza imberbis isolate Cuckoo-Finch-1a 21T00152 chromosome 7, ASM3175350v1, whole genome shotgun sequence. It encodes these proteins:
- the LOC137477496 gene encoding UDP-glucuronosyltransferase 1A1-like isoform X6 is translated as MALGLRASPPVVLLLLSLLGLAAAGKLLVVPADGSHWLSMRELLDKVQQKGHEVVVVAPEVTLHIKPSNFVMKMYSVTFTLEELEKAFQAFFYGSFEEGWFLKRFFKVYKGMKTLTDCWITSCEQLLQNKELIRYLEESKFDAILTDPVATCGLILAEHLSLPSMYFLRGVPCGLDLDDRLCPSPRSYIPRVFTDLTDRMTFFQRVKNLLFEIPNVFLCDFAFQPYSKLASEFLQREVTVQDLLQRGSLWLLRLDFVLDYPRPLMPNIIPIGGVNCAHKELPLDFEAMVNASGEHGIVVFSLGSMVSEIPMKKAMEIAEGLGTVPQTVFWRYTGKAPPNLPKNVKLVKWLPQNDLLAHPKTRAFITHGGSHGVYEGICNAVPMVLMPLFGDQMDNAKRVESRGAGLTLNILEMTSNDISNALKAVINDKKYKENIQRLSDLHLDRPIHPLDLAVHWVEFVMRHKGAPHLRPAAHDLNWVQYHSLDVIAFLAAVILLALFISFKCCLCCCRRCFCKKGRMGKATKAKSH
- the LOC137477498 gene encoding UDP-glucuronosyltransferase 1A1-like, which codes for MALGLRASPPVVLLLLSLLGLAAAGKLLVVPVDGSHWLSMREVVDMLQQRGHEVVVVAPEVTMQIKPSKNFVMKRYSGPISQEEMEKDFKVFLHTTFEEGPFLQRFLKLYQHMKTLGNLAVSSCEHLLQNKELMGYLEESKFDAVLTDPVIPCGVILAEHLSLPSVYFLRGIPCGFDFEATQCPNPPSYVPRGFSQLTDHMTFFQRVKNLLFDTQNLFFCNFAFDPFSKLASEFLQREVTVQDLLRKGSLWLLRLDFVLDYPRPLMPNIIPIGGVNCAYKELPQVGCTQF
- the LOC137477497 gene encoding UDP-glucuronosyltransferase 1A1-like: MALGLRASPPVVLLLLSLLGLAAAGKLLVVPVDGSHWLSMRELVNMLQQKGHEVVVVAPEVSLHIKPSKTIVMKMYPVPFTQEEMDKVFKGSVMDLFKGGPFLERVIRQYQQAKKTSALFLATCTHLIHNKELISYLEESKFDAILTDPILPCGAILAKYLSLPSVYFLQQIPCGLEYQATQCPSPPSYVPRLFTDLTDHMTFLQRVKNMLYDIPNFFLCDVVFQPYAELASEFLKREVTVPDLLRQASVWLMKLDFVLHFPKPLMPNMVLISGVNCAYKKLNQVSHTLFSLVVLAGFGNLWGAETQLLLERRISNCSCFAGRYWFCYL